The Desulfobulbaceae bacterium genome includes a window with the following:
- a CDS encoding acetyl-CoA carboxylase biotin carboxylase subunit, with translation MFTKILIANRGEIAIRIIKTCKRLGIATVAVYSDVDARSLHVREADEAVHIGPAPATSSYLVIDKIVGAALEHGCQAIHPGYGFLSENAGFAEAVTKAGIAFIGPKASVIAAMGDKIEAKRLAIKAGIPVVPGHNEAVSDLEEIETIVAAIGYPIIFKPAAGGGGRGMRVVTASSELATSLGLAKSETKKAFGDDRIFLERYITSPRHIEIQIIADQHGNVVSLGERECSIQRRHQKVIEEAPSPAISPELRQEMGDLACALAREAGYANAGTVEFILDQSGEFFFMEMNTRLQVEHPVTEMVTGLDLVELQLRVANNELLPIRQEEVVISGSAIEARICAEDPIRNFLPATGMVTRYSVLRGRDLRLDSGIEAGSQATVYYDSLLSKVVCHGPSREEARRSLVQALNRYHLEGVTTNIDFVNSILNHPAFIEGKFSTSFIDEHFEGGMAKIDPPMHHLEAMAIASTLVYHNRKNLMRESLRSVAAKVGSARRQANWQRYVVKGEANTFKVALCGQLGKPEWQFTVNDTPYQVVVPDFEFYRRRLRVEINGQVEYFRLQYRENFIWAAFCGLSRIFEVYSPREWELAQYMPTEKKTIGKKSLLSPLPGMVVGILAKQGERVYRGQDLLVIESMKMESGVPSPRDAIIEEVCCRIGTAVNTGDLLISFGEVGPETER, from the coding sequence ATGTTTACGAAAATTTTGATAGCCAACCGTGGCGAAATAGCCATCCGGATCATCAAGACCTGCAAGCGTCTCGGTATTGCCACCGTTGCCGTCTATTCCGATGTTGATGCCCGTTCGCTCCATGTCCGTGAGGCTGATGAGGCCGTCCATATCGGGCCGGCCCCGGCCACTTCATCCTATCTGGTTATTGATAAGATCGTGGGCGCAGCCCTTGAGCATGGGTGTCAGGCCATTCATCCCGGCTATGGCTTCCTGTCTGAAAATGCCGGGTTTGCCGAAGCTGTGACCAAGGCGGGGATCGCCTTCATTGGTCCCAAGGCGAGCGTAATTGCTGCCATGGGCGACAAGATCGAAGCCAAACGCCTGGCGATTAAAGCCGGTATCCCTGTGGTCCCCGGTCACAATGAGGCGGTGTCGGACTTGGAAGAGATTGAGACCATTGTCGCTGCTATCGGTTATCCCATTATCTTTAAGCCGGCAGCGGGCGGCGGCGGTCGGGGGATGCGGGTGGTTACTGCTTCTTCGGAACTGGCCACTTCTCTGGGCCTAGCCAAGAGCGAGACTAAAAAGGCATTTGGCGATGATCGTATTTTTCTTGAACGTTATATTACCTCGCCACGCCATATCGAGATTCAGATCATTGCCGACCAGCACGGTAACGTGGTCTCCCTCGGCGAGCGTGAGTGTTCGATTCAACGTCGTCACCAGAAGGTGATCGAAGAGGCGCCATCGCCAGCCATCAGCCCTGAGCTGCGGCAAGAGATGGGAGATCTGGCCTGCGCTCTGGCCCGTGAGGCGGGTTACGCCAACGCCGGGACTGTCGAGTTTATCCTCGATCAAAGCGGGGAGTTCTTTTTCATGGAGATGAACACCCGGCTGCAGGTGGAGCACCCGGTGACCGAGATGGTGACTGGCCTCGACTTGGTGGAGCTGCAACTTAGGGTGGCAAATAACGAACTGCTACCTATTCGCCAGGAGGAGGTGGTGATCTCGGGCTCGGCTATCGAGGCCCGAATCTGTGCTGAAGACCCGATCCGGAATTTTCTTCCCGCCACAGGGATGGTTACCCGTTATTCAGTCTTGCGGGGGCGGGACCTGAGGCTTGATAGCGGCATTGAGGCCGGCAGCCAGGCCACGGTCTACTATGATTCCCTTCTGTCCAAGGTTGTCTGCCACGGTCCCAGTCGCGAGGAGGCTCGGCGTTCTCTGGTTCAGGCGCTGAACCGTTATCATCTTGAGGGGGTGACAACCAACATCGATTTTGTTAACTCCATTCTTAATCATCCCGCTTTCATCGAGGGCAAGTTTTCGACCAGCTTCATTGACGAGCATTTCGAGGGCGGCATGGCCAAAATAGATCCGCCCATGCACCATCTCGAAGCTATGGCCATTGCCTCTACCTTAGTCTATCACAATCGCAAGAATTTGATGCGCGAGTCGTTGCGGTCTGTCGCCGCCAAGGTAGGCTCGGCTCGCCGTCAGGCCAACTGGCAGCGCTATGTGGTGAAAGGGGAGGCTAACACCTTTAAGGTCGCGTTGTGTGGACAGTTGGGGAAACCGGAGTGGCAGTTCACGGTCAATGACACCCCGTATCAGGTTGTGGTGCCGGACTTTGAGTTCTACCGCCGTAGGCTCAGGGTCGAGATTAACGGTCAGGTCGAGTATTTTCGTCTGCAGTACCGGGAGAATTTTATCTGGGCCGCCTTCTGCGGGTTATCGAGGATCTTTGAGGTCTACAGCCCTCGGGAGTGGGAATTGGCCCAGTACATGCCCACCGAAAAGAAGACCATCGGCAAGAAGAGTCTGCTCTCGCCGTTGCCCGGCATGGTGGTAGGAATCCTGGCCAAGCAGGGGGAGCGAGTCTATCGGGGGCAGGATCTTCTGGTGATCGAGTCGATGAAGATGGAGAGTGGGGTGCCCAGCCCCAGGGATGCCATTATAGAGGAAGTTTGCTGCCGGATCGGCACTGCCGTCAACACTGGAGATCTGTTGATCTCTTTTGGTGAGGTTGGACCTGAGACAGAGAGATGA
- a CDS encoding acyl-CoA carboxylase subunit beta — translation MHHGHDNLRKLEVMRQEALLGGGSERIKAQHGKGKLTARERIELLLDEGSFDEFDQLMTGRSLTGGCEIPGDGVITGHGTIDGREVFVYSQDFTIMGGALGEAHSQKICKVMDHAVRVGAPIIGLNDSGGARIQEGVESLAAYGEIFSRNVLASGVVPQISCIMGPCAGGAVYSPAMTDFTFMVDHTSYMFVTGPNVVKTVTHQDISADDLGGAQVHSEKSGVNHIVLPNDVLCLREVRRLINYLPSNNRQQEPIIDLRDPVDRIDPALDFLVPANPNQTYDMKILITSILDGAEFMEIQAHFAKNIIVGFGRLGGQTIGLIANQPAVLAGVLDIHASVKAARFVRFCDAFNIPLVCLVDVPGFLPGPEQEHGGIIRHGAKLLYAFVEATVPRLTVIIRKAYGGAYVVMNSKHIRCDINFAWPTAEIAVLGPKGAAQIIYRKEIGEAEDPDAMLAQKTDEYREFYANPFMAAKRGFIDDVIPPRETRHRLIRSLQFLEGKQTTGPFRKHGNIPL, via the coding sequence ATGCATCACGGTCATGATAATTTACGTAAACTCGAGGTCATGCGGCAGGAGGCTTTGCTTGGTGGCGGCAGCGAACGGATCAAGGCCCAGCACGGCAAGGGTAAATTGACGGCTCGGGAGCGGATTGAGCTGTTGCTTGACGAGGGTTCGTTTGATGAGTTTGATCAGTTGATGACTGGACGTTCGCTCACCGGTGGCTGTGAAATTCCTGGTGACGGCGTCATTACCGGTCATGGGACCATCGATGGCCGTGAGGTATTTGTCTATAGTCAGGACTTTACCATCATGGGTGGCGCGTTGGGCGAGGCTCATTCCCAGAAGATCTGCAAGGTCATGGACCATGCCGTCCGGGTGGGCGCTCCGATTATCGGGCTTAACGACTCTGGCGGCGCGCGGATTCAGGAAGGGGTCGAGTCCTTGGCCGCCTATGGCGAGATCTTCAGTCGTAACGTATTGGCCAGTGGGGTAGTGCCGCAGATCTCCTGTATCATGGGGCCTTGCGCCGGAGGCGCTGTCTATAGTCCGGCCATGACCGATTTTACCTTCATGGTCGACCACACCTCCTATATGTTTGTTACCGGACCTAATGTGGTCAAGACCGTGACCCATCAGGATATCTCCGCTGACGACTTAGGCGGCGCTCAGGTTCACAGTGAGAAGAGCGGAGTCAATCATATCGTGCTGCCCAATGATGTTCTTTGTCTGCGGGAGGTGCGGCGGTTGATCAATTACCTGCCGTCCAACAACCGCCAGCAGGAGCCTATCATCGATCTACGTGATCCGGTAGACAGGATTGACCCTGCCCTTGACTTTCTGGTGCCGGCCAATCCGAACCAGACGTACGACATGAAGATCCTGATCACCAGTATCCTCGATGGGGCTGAATTCATGGAGATTCAGGCCCATTTTGCCAAGAATATCATTGTCGGTTTTGGCCGCTTGGGCGGACAGACTATCGGGCTTATCGCCAATCAACCGGCGGTGTTGGCCGGCGTGCTCGATATTCATGCCTCGGTCAAGGCGGCCCGCTTCGTTCGTTTCTGTGATGCCTTTAATATTCCCTTGGTATGTCTGGTCGATGTGCCCGGTTTCTTGCCGGGGCCGGAGCAGGAACACGGTGGTATTATTCGTCATGGCGCCAAGCTCCTCTATGCCTTTGTTGAGGCCACCGTGCCTCGGCTTACGGTGATTATTCGCAAGGCTTACGGTGGAGCGTATGTGGTGATGAACTCCAAGCATATCCGTTGCGATATCAACTTTGCGTGGCCGACGGCGGAAATCGCAGTCCTTGGTCCTAAAGGAGCGGCCCAGATCATTTATCGCAAGGAGATCGGTGAGGCAGAGGACCCTGACGCCATGCTGGCCCAAAAGACCGATGAGTATCGGGAGTTTTACGCCAACCCTTTCATGGCGGCCAAGCGTGGTTTTATTGACGACGTAATTCCACCCCGTGAGACCAGGCATCGCCTGATCCGCAGTCTACAGTTTCTGGAGGGTAAGCAGACCACCGGACCGTTCCGTAAGCACGGCAATATCCCGCTTTGA
- the mce gene encoding methylmalonyl-CoA epimerase: MVKKIDHIGMAVRSLTEARRFYEEVLGLTCDKVEEVLSQKVRIAFFTVGEVHIELLEPTSSDSPIAKFIETRGEGIHHIAYEVDDLRKELVHVSEEGCRLIHETPIAGAGGKEIAFLHPKSTFGVLTELAAKG, encoded by the coding sequence ATGGTAAAGAAAATTGATCATATCGGTATGGCGGTTCGTTCGTTGACTGAGGCTCGCCGTTTTTATGAGGAGGTTTTGGGGCTCACCTGCGATAAGGTGGAGGAGGTTCTGAGCCAGAAGGTTCGCATCGCTTTTTTTACTGTGGGCGAGGTCCACATCGAACTTCTGGAGCCGACATCAAGCGATAGCCCCATTGCCAAATTTATCGAGACCCGCGGTGAGGGCATTCATCACATTGCCTATGAGGTTGATGATCTTCGAAAAGAGCTTGTCCATGTCAGTGAAGAGGGTTGTCGATTGATTCATGAGACGCCGATAGCCGGTGCAGGTGGCAAGGAGATCGCCTTCCTCCACCCCAAGAGTACCTTTGGGGTCCTTACTGAGTTGGCGGCGAAGGGGTGA